The Streptomyces capitiformicae genome contains the following window.
GGGGTCCAGGCGGTGGCTTCCTCGGCGTTGTCGGAGCGGACGCACCAGACGCGGTTTCGCTCCGCCTCGGCCGAGGCGCGCGTGTTCGCTTCCGTGTCGCCGGTGGCGATCAGGGCGTACCAGGCCTCCGCCAGGTCGCCTTCCGCGTAGGGGCGCTTTTCCCAGGTCAGCTCGCCCGCGTCCGCCATCGCCTCCACGGAGGGGGTGGCCTCCGGGGAGACCAGGAGGATGTCGGCGCCGGATGCGATGAGGGCGGGGAGGCGGCGTTGGGCCACCTGGCCGCCGCCGAGGACGACGACCTTGCGGCCGGTGAGGCGGAGGCCCACGGGGTAGGCGGGGTGTTCGGCCATGAGGTGCGGCTCCCTCGGGCTGGCGGCGGTGCGGTGGGGCGCGCTGCGGCTTTGGAGCGGGCCTGACGTGCGGATTCTATGGTGCGGGTGGGTGGGGGCCGGGGGTGGGGCTTTCTTTCCCCAGGCCGGCCCCTACCCGAAAGCGGGGGCTGTGCCCCCCCCCCCCCCCCCCCCCCCCCCCCGCGGTGTAGCCGAGCAGCATCGTCGGGCGCGGGGCTGTGGGCGGTTGTGCCCACCCTCCCCCACTCTCGGCTTCTCCCCCACTCTCGGCTCCGCTCGAGCGGGAGGTGCCCCCATGAGCGGGAGGTGCCCCCATCGCCCCAGCGGAACGACTGCCCACCACCACGGCGGGGTCACGAAGCGACCAGTACTCCCCTCAGCTACTTCTCGGTCACCCCCGCCGAGTCGAATGTCGCCACCTCGTGCATCGCCCTCGCCGCGCTCTGGACGACGGGGAGGGCCAAGAGGGCGCCGGTGCCTTCGCCCAGGCGGAGGTCCAGGTCGACCAAGGGGCGGAGGCCGAGTTTCTTGAGGGCGGCCACGTGGCCCGGTTCGGCGCTGCGGTGGCCGGCGATGCAGGCGGCGAGGACCTCGGGAGCGATGGCGCGGGCGACCAGGGCGGCGGCGCCGGCACTGACGCCGTCGAGGATGACCGGCGTACGGAGGGAGGCGCCACCGAGGAGGAGGCCGACGATGGCGGCGTGTTCGAAGCCGCCGATCGCCGAGAGAACGCCGATGGGGTCGGCCGGGTCGGGCTGGTGGAGCTCGATGGCGCGGCGGACGACCTCGGTCTTGCGGGCCAGGGTCTCGTCATTGATGCCCGTGCCCCTGCCGGTGACCTCGGAGGGGTCCGCGCCGGTGAAGACGGCGATCAGGGCGGCGGAGGCCGTGGTGTTGGCGATGCCCATCTCGCCCGTGAGGAGGGCCTTGTTGCCGGCGGCGACGAGGTCGCGGGCCGTCTCGATGCCCACCTCGATGGCCTTCCTGGCTTCCTCGCGGGTCATCGCGGGGCCGGTGGTCATGTCGGACGTACCGGCGCGGACCTTGCGCGGCAGCAGACCCGGCGTGGCCGGGAGGTCGCTCGCCACACCCACGTCGACGACGCAGACCTCGGCGCCCACCTGCGTGGCGAAGGCGTTGCAGACCGCTCCCCCGCCGAGGAAGTTGGCGACCATCTGGGCCGTGACCTCCTGCGGCCAGGGAGTGACGCCCTGGGCGTGGACGCCGTGGTCACCGGCGAAGATCGCGACGGCGGCGGGCTCCGGGATGGGCGGCGGGCACTGCCGGGACAGTCCGGACAGTTGGGCGGAGATGATCTCCAGCATGCCGAGGGCGCCCGCCGGCTTCGTCATCCGCTTCTGCCGCTCCCACGCCTCGCCGAGCGCCTTGGCGTCCAGCGGGCGGATACCGGCGACGGTCTCGGCCAGCAGGTCGTGCGGCTCGGCGCCGGGCAGGGCGCGGCGGCCGTACGTCTCCTCGTGGACGACCCACGACAGGGGGCGGCGCTTGGCCCAGCCCGCCTGCATCAGCTCGGGCTCCTCCGGGAACTCGTCGACGTACCCGACGCACAGGTACGCCACGACCTCCAGATGCTCGGGCAGACCGAGGGCGCGGACCATCTCGCGCTCGTCGAAGAAGCTGACCCAGCCGACGCCGAGGCCCTCAGCGCGAGCCGCGAGCCACAGGTTCTCGACCGCGAGCGCGGAGGAGTACGGGGCCATCTGCGGCTGGGTGTGCCGGCCGAGCGTGTGGCGGCCGCCCCGGGTCGGGTCGGCGGTGACGACGATGTTCACCGGGGTGTCGAGGATGGCCTCGATCTTCAGTTCCTTGAACTGCTTCGCCCGGCCCTTGGGCAGCGACTTGGCATAGGCCTCGCGCTGACGCTGGGCGAGCTCGTGCATCGTGCGGCGGGTCTCCGCCGAGCGGATGACGACGAAGTCCCAGGGCTGGGAGTGGCCCACCGAGGGTGCCGTGTGGGCGGCCTCCAGGACGCGGAGCAGCACGTCGTGCGGGATGGGGTCGCTGCGGAAGCCGTTGCGGATGTCGCGGCGTTCGCGCATGACCTTGAGGACCGCCTCGCGCTCGGCTTCGTCGTAGGGAGGTGCGGCCGGGCCCATGGGCTGCCGTCCTTCTTCCCGTACGCCTTCTTCCCGTACGTCTTCGGGTGCTTCTTCCACCGGGGCCGTGCTCTCTTCGGCTGCCGCGGCTGCTTCCACCGCCGCCGCTTCACTGTCGTCCTGGTCGTCCTGGTCTTCCTGGTCGGCGGCCCGGGTGTCCAGGTCTTCCGCGTTCTGGACCACGTCGGGTTCCGCGTCGGCCACCGCGAGCGGCTGCGGTACGACGATCGTCTCGGCCTCGGAGTCGCGGGGGGCGGGGACCATGGCGACGGGCTCCGCCGTCGGCTCCGGGGCCGGTACCTCTTCGGCCGTCTCCGTGGGGATCTCGGCGGTGGGAGGCGTCTGGTCGTCCGCGGGGAGCGGCGGGACCACCATCCCCTGGGGCGGGGTCGGAGCCAGGTGCGGGGTGGTGGGCACCGAGCCATCGACCGGCACGAACTCGCCCATCGGCTGATCGGCGTGAGGGTCCTGGGGAGCGACGGGGGCCGGGGCCTCGGCGGCTGCGGGCTGCTCGGCGACCGGGTCGGCGCCCGCGGGCTCCGTGACGACCACGTCGGCGTCCGCGGGCTGCGCAGCAACGGACTCGGCGGGCTCGGCCGGAGCCTCGCCGGTCGGCTGCTCGGCGGGGAGTGGCTCCGGGGCCGGGGCCTCGGCCTCGACCGCAGGCGGCTCGGCGGTCTCCGGCTGGGCGGCGGCTTCGGCGACCTGGGCGGCCTGGTCGGGGACCTCCGCGACCGGTGTGACCGGCTCGGCGGCCTGCGGGCCCTGGACGGCGGGCAGCGGCTGCGAGGGCTCCGGCGTCGGGGCCTCCGTCGGGGCCTCCTCGGCGGCGGGCTCCGGCTGGGATGGAAGCACCCCCTCCGCCGGCTGAGCCTCCACGGCCTGGGCCTCCGCTGTCTGCGACTCCTGAACGACCGGCGCGTCCAGCTGCTGCTGCGGGTCCTGCGCGAGCGCGGGCCCCTCGGCGGGCTGAGCAGCCTGAGCGGCTTGTCCTTCGGCCGACACGTCGGTCGTCGCGTTCTGCTCCGGAGCGGCGGTCCCGGCCTCCTCGCCCGGCATCGGCTGGTCCGGAGCGACGGCCACGGCCGGCTCATCGGCTGCGCCGGTCGCTGCCGGCTGCTCGGGAACGGCGGTGTCCTGCTCACCACCGGCCGCCACGGTCGACGACACCGAGGCATCGGTCGGCGACACCGCGGCATCGGCCTGCGCCACTGCGGCGTCGGCCGGCGCCACTGCGGCGTCGGCCGGCGGCGCAGCGTCCACGTCGACGGGCTGCGCGACGGCCTCGGGCTCCTGCGGGACCTCGGCCGCCTCCGGCGTCTGGGGAACAACATCCTGGGCCTCGGCGGGTACCTGGGCTTCGATCTGCTCCGGGTCCTGGGCGGCCGGCGGGAACGGCGTGGCATCCGGGGCCTGTACGGCGGCGGGTGCGGCGGGCTCAGCGGGCGCGGCCTCCTGCGGAACCGGAACCGGAACCTCTGCCTCGGACGCCTCCCCCACCGGCTCGGGGCTCTGCGGCGCCTCCGCGACGGGCGGGACCTCGACGGTCTCCGCGACCGGCGGCACGGCTACCGCCTCCGGGGCCCGGTGCTGGGCGTCGGGCAGGGCCTCGGTGACGTCCGGAACCCGGAGCTGGGCCTCGGTGACCTGCGCCGCGGCGGCCTCCTGCGCCTGGGCGTAGGCGGCGTCCTGCGCCTGGTGCAGGGCCTCGGCGTCCTGCGGCTCCTCCGCTGCCTGCGGCGTCTCCACCACGGGCGGCGCCTCGGCCACGGCGACGGAGACCTGCTTCTCCTGCGGAACGACCGTTTCTGCGGCCGCGTCCTCGACCCGCACCGCCGGCGCGGGCATCGCCTCGGCGGACACGGGGGTACCCCATGGCGTCACGCCCGGCGGGGGTACGTCGAGGTACTCGGGGCCGGTGGTGGGCGGGCCGGAGTGGCGTACGGCGCCGGGCGGGACGGGGGCGCCGGCGGGGCCGCGGTCGGCGAGGGAGCGGACCGGGCTGGCGGAGGCGTCGGGGGTGGGCGGGCCCATGTGCAGCGGGCGGCGGGCCACCGGCGGCTGCGGGACGGGCGTCGCGACGGGGTGACGTACGGCGCCGAGGTCGATCGAGCCGCTGTCCCGGCCCGACATCTCGTGCGGGCCGGGCTCGTGGACGGCATGCTCCTGGGCGACGGGCTCGTGGACGACCTGGACGACGGGCTCGGGGGCGGGGGGCGGCACTTCGTTGCCCCATGCGCCCTGGGCACCCGGCAGCAGCAGTTCGTCGTCCTCGGCGGCGGTCTCGGAGAGGTAGGTGTACGCGCCCGGCGCCGCGACGCCCGGCTGCTCCACCATGCCTGCGCTCTCCGGCAGTCCCTCGCCCGGGACCTGGCCGGTGTCGGTCATGCGTACCCCTCGCCCATCGGTTAGTGCCTCTATGCCAGCTGGCCCTGGAACGGCGCACCGACCGCTCCGCCATGGAGAACGAGCGTGTGTGCCCAGCGGCACGAGACGACCTGCGTGCAAGTCGACAAAGCCATTGAATGGCCATTGTCGCGGTCGTTTCGCCGTCGCGAAACCTTAGATCCGCGACGGTCCGCTGTGGACTGCGCCACGTTGCGCGCCCTCCGCTTCCGCCGTACCACACACGCCCTCAAAACGGGCGCGCTTTCCGGACATTGACCGACGAAGTGTCGGGTGTCCAAATGCGGTACAACGGTCGGCCAGCCTACCGCGCCGGTACGACAACCGGATCACTGGGAATGTTCGGGCAGGGTCCCGCTGAGCAGGAACGCGACGCTCCGTTCCCTCTCCGTCCAGACCCTTGTGTCGAGTTCGACGGACTGCACGAAGTCGCACCGGACGTCGTATCCGTGCTCGGTCAGGTCGCGTCCGATGCGTTCGGCGGCGGGGCGGGTCAGGGCGTGAGTGACGATGCGCCGGGGGCGCCGGTCGGCGACGGCGGAGACCACCGCCGCTCCCCCGCCGCCCACGCGTACGACGTCGGGTTCGGGGAGGTTCTCCAGGATGTGCGGCGCGGCGCCGTGGACCACTTGGAGCTGGACGCCGAAGCGGCGGGCGGCGAGAGTGGTGCGGCCGCAGGCCTCGGGGTCGCGGTCGACGGCGATGACGGCGGCGCCGCAGCGGGCTGCCTCGGTGGCGAACGCGCCGCTGCCGGAGCCGATGTCCCACACGAGGTCGCCGACCCTCGGTCCCAGGCGGGCCAGTTGGGAGGAGCGCAGCAGTTCGGCCTCGCCCTCGCCCATGGCGCCGCCGTAGACCTCGGACGGCAGGGACAGGCCGCGTGGTCCGGCGCCGGGGTCGCGTCCGGCGATCCAGCCGCCGCCCTCGGTCGCGGTGACGGGGCCGCCGATGACGATGACGAGGTTGGGGTCGCGCCAGGTGTGGTCGACGGCCTTGTCGGAGGTGACGACGGTGACGCGTTCGCGTTCGGTGCCGAGTTCCTCGCAGATCACGAAGGTGCGGTGAACTCCGTCGAGGAGCAGGCCGAGTTCGGCGGGTCCGGCGCTGGGCGAGGTGAGGACGGCGACCTTGGTGTGGGCGCGGCAGACGTTCACCGCGCGGCGCAGCGTACGGCGGTGGGCGACGACGACCTGGGCGTCGTCCCAGGGCATGCCCGCGCGGGCGAAGGCGGCGGCCACGGAGGAGACTCCGGGGACGACTTCGACCTCCAGACCGAACTCGGGGGCTCTGAGGGTGCGGACGACGCCGAAGAAGCCCGGGTCGCCGTCGGCTAGGACCACGGCGGTGCCGCGGTGGGCGGCGATGCGGCGGGCGGCGAGGGCGACACTGCCGAGCCGGATGCGTTCGGCGTACGGGGGCACCTCGGGCAGTGCGAGATGGTGGGCCGCGCCGGCGACCAGTGTGGCGGCGGCGAGGGCGGAGCGCGCCGCGGCGGTCAGGGGGGAGCCGTCCCAGCCGATCACCGTGACCCGGTCGGCCATCGTCGTCAGTCTCCAGAAGGTCTTCGCAGGTCGTCAGGGAAAGCCCGTACGGGGGTCCCGCGAGGGTACCTGGTGACGCGGAGGGGCCGGCGGCCGGGCACGGCCCGTGGGTGGTTCAGTTCCAGTCGGCGTACGAGCCGAAGCCGCCGCTGTCGGCCAGTTCCTCACCGACGCCCTCGATGTCCTCCGGGAGGAGACTCCAGACGATGAAGTCGGTGCGGATCTCCGTCCAGTGGTCATCGGCGGTGCGGGTGCGCGCTATGCAGGCGTTGCGCAGGACGCCCTCGCTGATACAGCCGATCTTCTGGGCGACCTGCTGGGAGGCGGTGTTGTCGGCGGCGGTGCGCAGCTCGATGCGTTCGAACTTCTGCTCGCGGAACAGCCATTGGGCGGTCGCGAGGGCCGCTTCGGAGGCGTAGCCCTCGCCGCGCGCCCAGGGGGCGATGACGTACGCCATCTCGCTGGAGCGGACCCTCCAGTCGGTGTTCCGCAGGTGCACGATGCCGACGAGGCGCTGGGTGAGGAACTCGTCCACGGCGAAGACGATGCCGCGGCCCGCGATGCGCTCGGCGGGGGCCTGTTCGGCGATCCAGCGCCGGGCGTCGTCCCGGGTGTAGGGGTGCGGGACGGAGGTCCAGGCGGTGACCATCTCGTCGTTCATCATCTCGGCGAAGGCGTCGATGTCGTCCTCGTCGAACGGGCGCAGAACCAACCGCTCCGTGCTGATGGAGATGTCGGGCAAGGTGCTCATCATGCGCCGCTCCGTAACCTTCGAAAACTTTGAGAGCCTGCTGAACTGCCCAGCATGCAGCATGAAAGCACTGAATCGCACGACAGGGGTCCACTCCCTGTGAACGAGTGGACCCCATGCGTGGCGATACGCCGTATACGTGCCGTGGCTGCTCAGAAGGAAGGGATCACCGAGCCGTCGTACTGGTCCTCGATGAACTTCTCGACCTCGTCGGAGGTGAGGAGTTCGGCGAGCTTCTCCACGCGCGGGTCGTGCTCGTCGCCCTCCTTGACGGCGAGGAAGTTGCCGTACGGGTTGTCCTTCGCGGACTCCAGGACCAGGGCGTCCTTCGCGGGCGAGAGGTCGGCCTCGATGGCGTAGTTGCCGTTGACGACGGCGGCGTCCACGTCCTCCAGGGAGCGTGGGGTCTGGGCCGCCTCCAGCTCCTTGAACTCCAATTTCCTGGGGTTCTCGGCGATGTCGGCCGGGGTCGCCTCGTTGCCCACGCCGTCCTTGAGCGTGATGATCCCGTTCGCGTCCAGGAGTTTGAGGGCACGCGCCTCGTTGACGCTGTCGTTCGGGACGGCGATGGTGGCGCCGCTCTTGAGGTCGTCCGCGCTCTTGACCTTGTTCGAGTAGAGGCCGAGCGGCTCCAGGTGGACCGTGACGACGGGGGCGATGTGGGTGCCGTTCTTCTTGTTGAAGTCGTCGAGGTACGGCTGGTTCTGGAAGTAGTTGGCGTTCACGGACCCGTCCTCGGTCGCCGTGTTCGGCGTGACGTAGTCGGTGAACTCCTTGACCTCCAGATCGAGACCCGCGTCCTTCGCCAGGTTGTCCTTGACGTAGGTGAGGATCTCGGCGTGCGGGGTCGGGCTGGCGGCGACGACCAGTGGACCGCTCGTGCCGGACGCGGAGGCGGTGTCGGCCTGGTCCGCGCCGCAGGCGGTGAGCCCGAGGGTGAGGGCTCCGGCGGCGAGTACGGCGGTGGTGAACTTGGCGGTGTTACGCACGAAAAGTGCCTTTCCTTTTGGGTGGAGCGCCCCCGAGAGAGGTGTTCGGGGGGTTTGGAGAAGTCGACCTGGACCAGTTCGGGAGGTCGACCTGGACGGTCTTGCCGGTCGCCGTCGAGGCCTTCAGCAGGCGCAGCCGGGGTACCGGGGAGGAGGTGCCACCGCGGCGGTGCAGGGAGCGGGCCGCGTAGTCGCCGGCGAACTGGATGACGGAGATGACGACGGCGAGGATCGCGACGGTGATCCACATCAGCTCGGTCTCGAAGCGCTGGTAGCCGTAGCGGATGGCGATGTCGCCGAGGCCGCCCGCGCCGACCGTCCCCGCCATCGCCGAGTAGCCGATGAGCGCGACGACCGTGGTGGTCGTACTGGCGATCAGCGAGGGCAGGGACTCGGGGACCTGGACCTTCCGTACGACGGTCCAGGTGTTGCCGCCCATCGACTGCACGGCCTCGACGAGCCCGCCGTCCACTTCGCGGACAGCCGTCTCAACCAGGCGTGCGAAGAACGGGATCGCGCCGATGGCGAGCGGCACGATGGCGGCCTCGCGGCCGATGGTCGAGCCGGTGATCCAGCGGGTGAAGCCCATCAACGCGACCATCAGGATGATGAACGGCATCGAGCGGGCGACGTTCACGATCTGCCCTATGACCTTGTTGGCGAGGACGTTCCGCAACAGGCCGCCCCGGTCGGTGAGGACGAGCAGGATGCCGAGCGGGAGACCGCCGACGACCGCGATGACGGTGGACCAGCCGACCATGTAAAGGGTGTCCCAACAGGCCTGCTCCAGCAGGGGCCGCATTTCCGTCCAGGTCATTTGGCACCTTCCTTCACCAGCACGGATGCGGGCTCCTGGCCCAGTACGTCGATCTGCAGGCCCTGTTCGCGCAGGAAACCGATCGGCACGACGTTGTCCTCGTAGCGGCCGGGCAGTTCGATGCGCATACGGCCGACCTGGAGGCCGCCGACGGTGTCGATGGCGGCGCCGAGGATCGAGATGTCGATGTTGTAGGTGCGGGAGAGCTGCGAGATGACCGGCTGGGTGGCCGCCTCGCCCTGGAAGGTGACGTCGAGGACCGTACGGTCCTCGCCGGATGCCTCGCCGCCCACCGGGAAGAGCGCGGAGGCCAGCTCGGAGCCAGACGTCGCGAGCAACTCGCTCACCGTCCCGGACTCCACGATGCGGCCGTTCTCCATCAGCGCCGCCGAGTCGCAGATCGACTTCACGACATCCATCTCATGGGTGATGAGCAGGACGGTCAGACCCAGCTGCCGGTTCAGGTCGCGCAGCAGCCGGAGGATGGAGCGGGTGGTCTCCGGGTCAAGGGCGCTGGTGGCCTCGTCGGAGAGGAGCACCTTCGGGTCGCCGGCCAGTGCTCGGGCGATGCCGACGCGCTGCTTCTGGCCTCCGGAGAGCTGGGCCGGGTAGGCCTTGGCCTTGTCGGCGAGACCGACGAGGTCGAGTAGCTCCAGCGCCTTGCGGGAGCGTTCCTTCCCCGACTTGCCGAGGATTTCGAGCGGCAGCTCGACGTTGTCCTGGACGGGCCGGGAGGACAGCAGGTTGAAGTGCTGGAAGACCATGCCGATACGGCTGCGCGCCTGCCGGAGTTCCCGGCCGGCCCGGGGTCCGCGCCCGGCCAGGGCGGTGAGGTCCTGGCCCGCCACGGTCACGGTTCCGGAGGTGGGGCGTTCGAGGAGGTTGACGCAGCGGATCAGCGAGGACTTGCCGGCGCCGGACTGGCCGATGACGCCGTACACCTCGCCTTCGCGGACGTGCAGATCGACGCCGTCGAGGGCGGTGATCTCTCGGCCGCGGGAACGGTAGACCTTGGTGAGGCCCGATGTGGTGATCACTGGGATTCCATCACTGTCGAGTACGCGGGCATGGATGTGCCCTGGTACGAGAGAGAAGGTTGTGCGCGGGGCAGCACGGTCACGTACGGCGTCTGACGTACGGACATGCCACGGCGGCTCGCTTTGAGGCGCGAGGCTCAGGGGATGGTGAGGCCCTCTAGAAGGCGCACATTCGACACATACAACGAGCACCGGGCGTCATGGTCGCCTCGGTCGCAAGGGTGCGGCAGCTCGTCGTGGTCATGAGATCAGTAAAGCAGACGGATGGCTGCGGCCTGGGCGGACTATCCGTATGGCGGACAGCCGAGCGCTCCATATGTGCAGGCCAAGCTGGGTTGCATCCACATAGTGGGCACCCGGCAGTGTGGGCAAGGCCACGGTGCGCACCCGCCGGGTCTCGCCCGCCCGGGGTCGGCCGCGGCAGGGCTTTTGGGACGTAATAGGGTCACGACATGCTTGTTCCCCTGACCGTGGCGACCGCCGTCGCGGCCCTTCTGCTCGCCGCGTGGTGCGGTTGGGCCGCGTACCGCGATCAGCCGACCAAGGACTGGCACTTCATCGGTATGGCCGTGGTGTCCGTGCTGGCCCTCGTGCAACTGGTCGTCGGGATCGTGCAGTTGGCGCGCGGTGACAAGCCGGAGCAGGGGACCACGATCTTCGTGTCCTACCTCCTCGGGGCCTTCGCCTGCGTTCCGGTGACGGGGTTCATGTCCCTCGCCGAGCGCACACGCTGGGGCAGTGTGACCGTCGCGGCCGGCGGTGTGGTGCTCGCCGTGCTGCAGGTGCGGCTCTACGACATCTGGGGAGGCTGACGTGGCAGCGACACAGGAGAAGCCGGAGACCGGGCTGATCAGCGGGCCCGGCATGCTGCTCGTCTGGCTGTACGGCGTGATGGTCGTCGGGGCCGTGTCACGGTCGATCGTGCAGATCTCGACCGAGTTCGAGCACGCGCCGCTCGCCTATTCACTCTCGGCGTTGGCGGGTGTCGTGTACGGGTTCATCACGTACTCGCTGGTGCGGGGCGGCGAGAAGGCCCGCAAGGCGGCACTGGTGTGCTGTGCCGCCGAGTTGGCAGGCGTGCTGGTAGTGGGAACCTGGACGCTGATCGAACCGTCGGCGTTCCCGGACGCGACCGTGTGGTCGGAGTACGGGATGGGATACCTGTTCATTCCCGTACTGCTCCCGATCACCGCCATGTACTGGCTGCGCAAGAGCAAGTCCGCGCCCCGGTAGGACCCCTTACGCCGTCGCCGCGTAAGCCCCCGCCGGCTTCTCCAGGACCACCATCGGTACCCCGTCCTGCCCCTGGCTGGTACCCACCGCCTCGTACCCCACTCGGCGGTACAGGCGAAGGCTGCCCTCGCTGCGGTGGCCGGCGCTGAGGCGGAACTTGGTGGCGCCGCGTTCCTCGGCCAGGGCGGACTCGGCCGCACGGAGCAGCCTCGCACCGATGCCGTGGCCCTGGAGGCGCGGGTGGACGCAGAGCTTGCCGATGGAGGCGGCGCCGTCGTCGTGGAGGGCGCCGCGCACGGAGCCGACCACCTCGTCACCCAGCCGGGCCACGAACACGCAGTCGGAGGCGACCTCTTCGCGGACGGAGTCGAGGCTCTGGAGGAGCGGGTCGATCCGGTAGTTGCCGTACAGTGCCGCCTCGCTCTGGAAGCACAGGTACTGCAGCCTGAAGATCTGCTCGGCGTCCTGCTCGGTCGCCACCGAGATGGTCACGCTCATGCCCATGTGTGCACGCCTCCCGCTCACCTGCTCACCTGTTGTCCTTCACTCCTATCCCCGCGGTTCGCGTGCCGCAACCTCCGCGGTCAGCAATCGACGCAGACATCCCAGACATCTGGAACGTTCTGGGCCCAAGCTTCCCTGTGAGATACCCAACTCGCCCGCGATCTCACGGTAGGTGAGGTCCTGCGGCGACAGCAGTGCCGCGAGAAGGCGCGGGCAACGGCCGGGGAGCCGGCGTACGGCCGCGTGCAGGGCGCGGCGGCGGGCGGCGGTGAGGGCCTGCTGTTCGGGGCCGGGTGCGCGGTCGTCGGCGGGCTCGGAGACGTACGGCTGTTCGGCACGGGCCTTGCGGCGGCTGAGGCGCGCCTCGAAGCGGACGGCGCTGCGCAGCCAGCCCTCGGGGTCGGCGGGTGGACCGTCGGCGTCAAGGCGTTCCAGCAGCCTCAGCCAGACGGCCTGCTCCAGGTCCCCCGCCTCCGCGCCGGCCGCGTAGGCCTCGGCCGACACCTCCGCGACCAGTAGGGGACGGAGGGTGGTGAGCATGTCGGGTGTCATGTGCCCCGGGACGCCGCCGCCCCGGCAGGGGGTTG
Protein-coding sequences here:
- the cobT gene encoding nicotinate-nucleotide--dimethylbenzimidazole phosphoribosyltransferase, translated to MTDTGQVPGEGLPESAGMVEQPGVAAPGAYTYLSETAAEDDELLLPGAQGAWGNEVPPPAPEPVVQVVHEPVAQEHAVHEPGPHEMSGRDSGSIDLGAVRHPVATPVPQPPVARRPLHMGPPTPDASASPVRSLADRGPAGAPVPPGAVRHSGPPTTGPEYLDVPPPGVTPWGTPVSAEAMPAPAVRVEDAAAETVVPQEKQVSVAVAEAPPVVETPQAAEEPQDAEALHQAQDAAYAQAQEAAAAQVTEAQLRVPDVTEALPDAQHRAPEAVAVPPVAETVEVPPVAEAPQSPEPVGEASEAEVPVPVPQEAAPAEPAAPAAVQAPDATPFPPAAQDPEQIEAQVPAEAQDVVPQTPEAAEVPQEPEAVAQPVDVDAAPPADAAVAPADAAVAQADAAVSPTDASVSSTVAAGGEQDTAVPEQPAATGAADEPAVAVAPDQPMPGEEAGTAAPEQNATTDVSAEGQAAQAAQPAEGPALAQDPQQQLDAPVVQESQTAEAQAVEAQPAEGVLPSQPEPAAEEAPTEAPTPEPSQPLPAVQGPQAAEPVTPVAEVPDQAAQVAEAAAQPETAEPPAVEAEAPAPEPLPAEQPTGEAPAEPAESVAAQPADADVVVTEPAGADPVAEQPAAAEAPAPVAPQDPHADQPMGEFVPVDGSVPTTPHLAPTPPQGMVVPPLPADDQTPPTAEIPTETAEEVPAPEPTAEPVAMVPAPRDSEAETIVVPQPLAVADAEPDVVQNAEDLDTRAADQEDQDDQDDSEAAAVEAAAAAEESTAPVEEAPEDVREEGVREEGRQPMGPAAPPYDEAEREAVLKVMRERRDIRNGFRSDPIPHDVLLRVLEAAHTAPSVGHSQPWDFVVIRSAETRRTMHELAQRQREAYAKSLPKGRAKQFKELKIEAILDTPVNIVVTADPTRGGRHTLGRHTQPQMAPYSSALAVENLWLAARAEGLGVGWVSFFDEREMVRALGLPEHLEVVAYLCVGYVDEFPEEPELMQAGWAKRRPLSWVVHEETYGRRALPGAEPHDLLAETVAGIRPLDAKALGEAWERQKRMTKPAGALGMLEIISAQLSGLSRQCPPPIPEPAAVAIFAGDHGVHAQGVTPWPQEVTAQMVANFLGGGAVCNAFATQVGAEVCVVDVGVASDLPATPGLLPRKVRAGTSDMTTGPAMTREEARKAIEVGIETARDLVAAGNKALLTGEMGIANTTASAALIAVFTGADPSEVTGRGTGINDETLARKTEVVRRAIELHQPDPADPIGVLSAIGGFEHAAIVGLLLGGASLRTPVILDGVSAGAAALVARAIAPEVLAACIAGHRSAEPGHVAALKKLGLRPLVDLDLRLGEGTGALLALPVVQSAARAMHEVATFDSAGVTEK
- the cbiE gene encoding precorrin-6y C5,15-methyltransferase (decarboxylating) subunit CbiE; translation: MADRVTVIGWDGSPLTAAARSALAAATLVAGAAHHLALPEVPPYAERIRLGSVALAARRIAAHRGTAVVLADGDPGFFGVVRTLRAPEFGLEVEVVPGVSSVAAAFARAGMPWDDAQVVVAHRRTLRRAVNVCRAHTKVAVLTSPSAGPAELGLLLDGVHRTFVICEELGTERERVTVVTSDKAVDHTWRDPNLVIVIGGPVTATEGGGWIAGRDPGAGPRGLSLPSEVYGGAMGEGEAELLRSSQLARLGPRVGDLVWDIGSGSGAFATEAARCGAAVIAVDRDPEACGRTTLAARRFGVQLQVVHGAAPHILENLPEPDVVRVGGGGAAVVSAVADRRPRRIVTHALTRPAAERIGRDLTEHGYDVRCDFVQSVELDTRVWTERERSVAFLLSGTLPEHSQ
- a CDS encoding GNAT family N-acetyltransferase, producing MMSTLPDISISTERLVLRPFDEDDIDAFAEMMNDEMVTAWTSVPHPYTRDDARRWIAEQAPAERIAGRGIVFAVDEFLTQRLVGIVHLRNTDWRVRSSEMAYVIAPWARGEGYASEAALATAQWLFREQKFERIELRTAADNTASQQVAQKIGCISEGVLRNACIARTRTADDHWTEIRTDFIVWSLLPEDIEGVGEELADSGGFGSYADWN
- a CDS encoding MetQ/NlpA family ABC transporter substrate-binding protein, encoding MRNTAKFTTAVLAAGALTLGLTACGADQADTASASGTSGPLVVAASPTPHAEILTYVKDNLAKDAGLDLEVKEFTDYVTPNTATEDGSVNANYFQNQPYLDDFNKKNGTHIAPVVTVHLEPLGLYSNKVKSADDLKSGATIAVPNDSVNEARALKLLDANGIITLKDGVGNEATPADIAENPRKLEFKELEAAQTPRSLEDVDAAVVNGNYAIEADLSPAKDALVLESAKDNPYGNFLAVKEGDEHDPRVEKLAELLTSDEVEKFIEDQYDGSVIPSF
- a CDS encoding methionine ABC transporter permease, translating into MTWTEMRPLLEQACWDTLYMVGWSTVIAVVGGLPLGILLVLTDRGGLLRNVLANKVIGQIVNVARSMPFIILMVALMGFTRWITGSTIGREAAIVPLAIGAIPFFARLVETAVREVDGGLVEAVQSMGGNTWTVVRKVQVPESLPSLIASTTTTVVALIGYSAMAGTVGAGGLGDIAIRYGYQRFETELMWITVAILAVVISVIQFAGDYAARSLHRRGGTSSPVPRLRLLKASTATGKTVQVDLPNWSRSTSPNPPNTSLGGAPPKRKGTFRA
- a CDS encoding methionine ABC transporter ATP-binding protein; amino-acid sequence: MITTSGLTKVYRSRGREITALDGVDLHVREGEVYGVIGQSGAGKSSLIRCVNLLERPTSGTVTVAGQDLTALAGRGPRAGRELRQARSRIGMVFQHFNLLSSRPVQDNVELPLEILGKSGKERSRKALELLDLVGLADKAKAYPAQLSGGQKQRVGIARALAGDPKVLLSDEATSALDPETTRSILRLLRDLNRQLGLTVLLITHEMDVVKSICDSAALMENGRIVESGTVSELLATSGSELASALFPVGGEASGEDRTVLDVTFQGEAATQPVISQLSRTYNIDISILGAAIDTVGGLQVGRMRIELPGRYEDNVVPIGFLREQGLQIDVLGQEPASVLVKEGAK
- a CDS encoding GNAT family N-acetyltransferase; its protein translation is MGMSVTISVATEQDAEQIFRLQYLCFQSEAALYGNYRIDPLLQSLDSVREEVASDCVFVARLGDEVVGSVRGALHDDGAASIGKLCVHPRLQGHGIGARLLRAAESALAEERGATKFRLSAGHRSEGSLRLYRRVGYEAVGTSQGQDGVPMVVLEKPAGAYAATA